CGCCGGTATTAACCACAGCGGCAGCATCCAGTTCCACAGCGGAGCGTTGCCGATGGTCAAAGCTGAAAACCACGGATTAAAGGTGGTCAGCAGGGCGATGTGGTACAGCGCGGAGCCAGCAGTTAATAAAGCTGCGAAGCCTAGATAAACCGGGCGCAGTGTGCGGGAATACTGACTACGGTAGGCATAGACAGTTGCCATGATCAGCCAGTTCATTGCCAGAAGTATCGCTTCTTTGAAACTTGGCGCGCTGAAATCAGGATAGTGACCGACCAGTTGATAACTGCTTTCGGTGGTGACCAGCAGCGCCACCACGTGCAACATAGCTCCGGCAATAACTTGACGCAGTTGGCTGTCCTGATAGTAGCGGCGGGCGTAAGCGAGAATGATCAGGATCAGCGGGTAAACGATGAGGGTCCAGTGTACGCCCAGAACCTGATCATTTTGGTATTCATCCAGCCACGGGAAAAGGGTGAGGCGGATTAATAATACGGCCAGTAACACTTTGACCAGCCATTGGGGCGGAGTGAGTGTCAAACGCTGACACCAGTAGCCAAGCCCGATGAGCTGCAAGCTTAAGGCGAGTGTCAGTGTGCTTGATTCCAGCAGCATGGTTAAGATCAGGCTGATATTAAGGTTAGCGAGCAGAATACCTGACAACTTGACCCAGCCCCGTGGCTGCTGGGCGGTGATCCGCTCGGCAATCAAAGCCAATACCAATAGTTCAACAGCCCATAGTGAATACATGCCCAGGTTGGCCTGCGGCGGCGAGAAAATATAGCTCAGGGCGAGCAGGGAAGTTGGCCCGATCACCAGCAGCAGAGAAAAGGCCAGCCGTTTGGGCAGCCAATGCTGCATCCATAGCGCGTAGCTAAACAGCGCCAGGGCGATCGCCTGACTGTAAAGATGAGCGCCGCTGAACATGAAATCGAGATCGGTATAATTCGTTTGTGGCAATAGCAACCACCAGGTCGCGATGGAGAGCAGCCAGCCAAGCAGAGGCCAGGTATCAAATGCAGAGTGACGCAGCGGCCCGCTGCACAGCAGAGCCAGTAACAGTACCGTGACGACAATTAAGCTTGGCTGATAACCATGCACCACATAGAAGAGCCACACTGGCAATAATGAAGCGAGCAAGCCGGCTTGCTCCTTTCTCGGCATGAACAGCACCCTAAGCGACAATGGCCGCTGCCGGCCTTGTTGCAGGCGCCACCCCAGGACATCGCTCAGTACATAGAGGTAAATTGAAATCAGGGCAAACAGCACAATAATCCAGGCATCAGACACCGCACTGAGGACAATCAATCCGAGCAGCCAACTGAAGTGAGCGCAGAAGCTTAGCCACCACAGCCAAGGGCGCCTGACCCGGTTGGCAACTACGATAGCGGACGCGCTGACCAAAACAATATAGCCGGCGATGGTCAGCAGGCTGTCATTGAATGACCAGAAAGGGAACGGCACCGAGTAGGCGCCTAAAATGCCAATCACCGCCACGATCGGTCCATAACGCAGTGTCATGGCGGTGGCTGTCAGTGCGATGATGGCAAGCATAACGAACGCAGTGCCAGACGAGATGAGCAGATAATAGTGAGATGCGACCAGCGTCATGGCGTAGCAGGTGATGACACCGGCTGACACCAGCGCGGCGCACAGATAGTCGCTGTGGATCTCTAGAGCTTGTTTTTTACGGGTCAGATATTCCGCTGCCGCAATAAAGCCGATCCCGACCATAAAGCCCAGTAGTACCCGGGTTAGCGGTGACAGCAGGCCTGCTTCGAGAGTGTACTTGGCCAGGAAAAGACCACCAAAGGTCAATACAATTCCGCCGAGCCAGAACAGCGCGTTGGTGGATTGATCGCCAGTCGGAAAGTTGGCGATCACCTGACGAATACGGCTCCACCATGCATTGGCAGCTGCATTTGTGTTAGGTGAAATTTTAGCGGCCAGTTTGACCTGATAACCTTGTGGCCAGGCTGCGGCGTGCGCTTCTGTTTGCTGGCCTGAGTCCTTGGGTTGTTGAGCTTGAGAAGCCAATTCTTGCGCAGAAATATATCGCTGCGCAGAAACAGATCGCTGCACAGAAACTGGCTGCGGATTTGAAGGCTGCTCGGCAAACGATGCGGCATAACTCTCGCTGTCTGACTGACTTTGCAACTGACGTTCCAATTGATCAATGCGCCGCTGCAATTCGGCGAACTGACGTTGCGAACGTATACCCAGCATGGCGCCGTATGCGATAAAACCTATCAGAGCGAACATCGCAACCAGCATTATCAGATAAATCATCTCTATTGTTATGAACTCGTCAGCCACATATAGAAATACTATAGCCCAGATAGACAATAGGTTGTTGATTTTTAAACACTGACTCACCGAATGTTTGAGTTATGAGTCAGGTTTGCATATCGAAGGTGGCTTCGCTAGGGTAGTGTCAGGTGGATTGAGCTTAAGGTGGAAGTGGTGAAAAGTACACAGACTCGGGAAATGGATTTCGATATCGGTAATCAGCATATTGTCATTCAAGCACGCTACGAAGCACTTGGCGCGTTTAATGATTTATTGATTGCGGTGTGGTTTTTGCTGGGCAGTTTTTTCTTTCTCAATAATGCACTGATTGAAAGCGGCACCTGGCTGTTTATTGTTGGCAGCGCACAACTGATTATTAAACCTGCGATCAAACTGACCAGCTTGATCCATCTCAACCGAATTCGCGGTCAGCAGGGATGACGAGGAATACTCAGCGCTGGAGCGGAGAGAGCGGTCAGCAGGATGGAGTGTTAGCCCGATCGCCATTATGGTCTGATGCCTTTGCCC
This Vibrio ostreae DNA region includes the following protein-coding sequences:
- a CDS encoding DUF2339 domain-containing protein, translating into MIYLIMLVAMFALIGFIAYGAMLGIRSQRQFAELQRRIDQLERQLQSQSDSESYAASFAEQPSNPQPVSVQRSVSAQRYISAQELASQAQQPKDSGQQTEAHAAAWPQGYQVKLAAKISPNTNAAANAWWSRIRQVIANFPTGDQSTNALFWLGGIVLTFGGLFLAKYTLEAGLLSPLTRVLLGFMVGIGFIAAAEYLTRKKQALEIHSDYLCAALVSAGVITCYAMTLVASHYYLLISSGTAFVMLAIIALTATAMTLRYGPIVAVIGILGAYSVPFPFWSFNDSLLTIAGYIVLVSASAIVVANRVRRPWLWWLSFCAHFSWLLGLIVLSAVSDAWIIVLFALISIYLYVLSDVLGWRLQQGRQRPLSLRVLFMPRKEQAGLLASLLPVWLFYVVHGYQPSLIVVTVLLLALLCSGPLRHSAFDTWPLLGWLLSIATWWLLLPQTNYTDLDFMFSGAHLYSQAIALALFSYALWMQHWLPKRLAFSLLLVIGPTSLLALSYIFSPPQANLGMYSLWAVELLVLALIAERITAQQPRGWVKLSGILLANLNISLILTMLLESSTLTLALSLQLIGLGYWCQRLTLTPPQWLVKVLLAVLLIRLTLFPWLDEYQNDQVLGVHWTLIVYPLILIILAYARRYYQDSQLRQVIAGAMLHVVALLVTTESSYQLVGHYPDFSAPSFKEAILLAMNWLIMATVYAYRSQYSRTLRPVYLGFAALLTAGSALYHIALLTTFNPWFSALTIGNAPLWNWMLPLWLIPALLLLAAARLNLLTSQIKPALYGISALWLLLFINGTIRHAFHQDMIWLGLPTEQLEMYTYSLVWLLISVLTLIAARRMTQPALTQTGFIVLAAVVCKAFLIDMSQLTGLYRALSFLGLGLSLLGVGWLFQRMKTENNDVGR
- a CDS encoding YrhK family protein yields the protein MDFDIGNQHIVIQARYEALGAFNDLLIAVWFLLGSFFFLNNALIESGTWLFIVGSAQLIIKPAIKLTSLIHLNRIRGQQG